From Spartinivicinus ruber, the proteins below share one genomic window:
- a CDS encoding AAA family ATPase, protein MKTDIHDLCLVLDSGIPLVVIESYEEPRVLQMMTRLAIKRQLALFSWSITTGMQRLGFGIDLDQDQGFDKPEAALQLIKQSPEPGLYVLCDFHPYLVDEPKNIRLLKEIALQYDKLKHTVVFLSHRLELPPELKRYGAHFELALPSDDQLLNIVREEAANWSNKHRGQKVKTDNKTLKKLVANLRGLSAGEARQLARSVIFDGGAITVDDLPEVNKAKFTLMDMEGILSFEYDTAKFSEVGGLENFKQWLRDRQKAFLEDDKALDPPKGVMLLGIQGSGKSLAAKAVAGVWGVPLLRLDFGALYNKYFGETERNLREALKLADLMSPCVLWMDEIEKGIATGLNDQGTSRRVLGTLLTWMAERTTKVFIVATSNDISQLPPELVRKGRMDEIFFVDLPDAKIRRTIFEIHLSKRDQDCQEFDIEMLANITEGFSGAEIEQAVVGAFYSAAAEQQQLQMHHLVAAIKATSPLSVVMAEDVQYLREWANNRTVLAN, encoded by the coding sequence TTGAAAACCGATATCCATGACCTTTGTTTGGTACTTGACTCAGGAATCCCATTAGTAGTGATAGAGTCCTATGAAGAGCCTCGGGTCCTACAGATGATGACACGGCTCGCGATTAAGCGACAGTTAGCATTATTCTCTTGGTCTATTACGACTGGGATGCAGCGACTAGGTTTCGGCATTGATCTTGATCAGGATCAGGGTTTTGATAAGCCAGAAGCGGCATTACAGTTAATTAAGCAATCACCTGAACCTGGGCTGTATGTGCTATGTGACTTTCACCCTTACTTGGTGGATGAGCCGAAAAATATCCGGCTGCTTAAAGAAATTGCACTCCAATACGACAAGTTAAAGCATACAGTCGTGTTTTTAAGTCACCGTCTTGAGCTTCCTCCTGAACTTAAACGCTACGGTGCCCATTTTGAGCTTGCATTACCTTCAGATGACCAACTCCTGAATATTGTGCGTGAGGAAGCAGCCAACTGGTCGAATAAGCATCGTGGGCAAAAGGTTAAAACTGATAATAAAACCCTGAAAAAACTAGTGGCTAATCTAAGAGGGCTGTCAGCAGGAGAAGCTAGGCAGTTGGCTCGTAGTGTTATTTTTGATGGCGGTGCAATTACAGTTGATGACTTGCCAGAAGTCAATAAAGCTAAATTTACTTTGATGGATATGGAGGGGATTTTAAGTTTTGAATATGACACTGCTAAATTCTCTGAGGTAGGAGGGTTGGAAAACTTCAAGCAATGGTTACGGGATCGGCAAAAGGCATTTTTAGAAGATGATAAAGCGTTAGACCCGCCAAAAGGAGTGATGTTGTTAGGCATTCAAGGGAGTGGTAAAAGTTTGGCTGCTAAGGCCGTAGCAGGGGTGTGGGGAGTGCCACTGCTACGGCTGGATTTTGGGGCTTTATATAATAAGTATTTTGGCGAAACAGAACGTAATTTACGCGAAGCCCTTAAATTAGCAGACTTAATGTCACCTTGTGTGTTGTGGATGGATGAGATTGAAAAAGGTATTGCTACTGGGTTAAATGACCAAGGTACTTCGCGGCGGGTGTTGGGTACTTTACTTACCTGGATGGCGGAGCGCACTACTAAAGTATTTATTGTGGCGACTTCTAATGATATTTCTCAGCTGCCTCCTGAGCTAGTTCGAAAGGGACGCATGGATGAGATATTTTTTGTTGATTTGCCTGATGCAAAAATAAGGCGGACTATTTTTGAAATACACCTGTCTAAGCGGGATCAAGATTGCCAGGAGTTTGATATAGAAATGCTGGCTAATATTACCGAAGGCTTCTCTGGTGCAGAAATTGAGCAGGCTGTAGTTGGAGCATTCTATTCAGCAGCGGCAGAGCAACAACAATTACAGATGCATCATTTGGTGGCTGCAATTAAGGCCACAAGTCCATTATCCGTAGTAATGGCTGAGGATGTTCAATATTTAAGAGAGTGGGCTAATAATAGAACGGTGTTAGCAAATTGA